A genomic window from Fibrobacterota bacterium includes:
- a CDS encoding TIGR02147 family protein, with product MKPVFEYLDYRAYLKDAYEERKAESSFYSYRMMAESFGLFPSNIFRILHSEAHLPARCHSRALEFLGLSGRAAEYYLLLMAYARERSVHERTLILEKAMTLRDVARRPLESKELEYFAKWWTAVLRSLLETTGGRAVPSELAKALVPPVTEAEVQESLTLLTELGLVKKASSGRLLPAEAHLTAGGEAKAHAVRGFQRQILTLASTALEQIPPDQRDISTLTLSMDENAFREIRELVRECRRQIQKRVEESRNSDRVMHLAMAFFPAALIPGSKP from the coding sequence ATGAAGCCGGTGTTCGAATACCTCGATTATCGCGCGTACCTGAAGGATGCCTACGAGGAACGCAAAGCCGAGTCCTCCTTCTACTCCTACCGGATGATGGCCGAGTCCTTCGGGCTGTTTCCCAGCAACATCTTCCGGATTCTCCACAGCGAAGCCCATCTTCCGGCCCGATGCCACAGTCGAGCCCTCGAATTCCTGGGGCTCTCCGGCCGAGCCGCCGAGTACTATCTCCTCCTGATGGCCTACGCCCGCGAACGTTCCGTCCACGAGCGCACCCTCATCCTGGAGAAGGCGATGACCCTGCGCGATGTGGCGCGGCGTCCGCTGGAGTCCAAGGAGCTGGAATACTTCGCCAAGTGGTGGACCGCCGTCCTGCGTTCGCTCCTGGAAACCACGGGCGGGCGGGCGGTCCCGTCCGAACTCGCAAAGGCGCTGGTCCCTCCCGTGACCGAAGCGGAAGTCCAGGAGTCCCTCACCCTCCTGACAGAACTTGGCCTGGTCAAGAAGGCCAGTTCGGGGAGGCTTCTCCCCGCCGAGGCACATCTCACCGCGGGTGGAGAGGCCAAAGCCCATGCCGTGCGCGGATTCCAGCGACAAATATTGACTCTCGCCTCGACGGCACTCGAGCAGATCCCGCCCGACCAGCGCGACATCTCCACTCTGACCCTCTCCATGGACGAAAACGCCTTCCGTGAAATCCGCGAGCTGGTGCGCGAATGCCGCCGCCAGATCCAAAAGCGCGTGGAAGAGTCGCGCAATTCCGACCGCGTCATGCATTTGGCGATGGCTTTTTTCCCCGCCGCGCTCATTCCCGGGAGCAAGCCATGA
- a CDS encoding TIGR02147 family protein gives METMRPVFEYLDYRDILKEAFEEKKVSTPLYSYRMLAENFGLDTSNMFRVLQKDSHLPARCQSRALEFLGLTGRSGEYFLLLIAYARERNAKARAEILEKAMDLRDVERRRLTDQELAYYRDWWVVAIRSLVEVMDGRVRPAELAERLSPSISEEEASRALDLLLGLGLVKKASSGRLLLSEVHITAGGEEKTEAVRQFQRQILSLASEAIERFPREKRDISTITFAVDHDAFVEIREMLRESRRQIQKRIEESKNPDRVMQLAMALFPLAPQPEETA, from the coding sequence ATGGAAACCATGCGACCGGTCTTCGAATACCTCGATTATAGGGACATCCTGAAAGAAGCCTTCGAAGAAAAGAAGGTCTCCACACCCCTTTATTCCTACCGCATGCTCGCCGAAAATTTCGGTCTGGATACGAGCAACATGTTCCGCGTCCTCCAGAAGGACTCGCATCTTCCCGCGCGTTGCCAAAGCCGCGCCCTGGAGTTCCTCGGCCTCACCGGCAGATCCGGCGAATATTTCCTTCTGCTGATCGCCTATGCCCGGGAGCGCAACGCCAAGGCGAGGGCGGAAATCCTCGAGAAGGCCATGGACCTGCGGGATGTCGAGCGCCGCCGGCTGACCGACCAGGAGCTGGCCTACTACCGGGACTGGTGGGTGGTGGCCATCCGCTCGTTGGTGGAAGTGATGGATGGACGGGTGCGGCCCGCCGAGCTCGCCGAACGCTTGTCGCCATCCATCAGCGAGGAGGAAGCCTCCCGAGCGCTGGATCTCCTGCTGGGATTGGGCCTGGTGAAAAAGGCCAGCTCCGGAAGGCTTCTGCTCTCGGAGGTCCACATCACCGCGGGCGGCGAAGAGAAGACGGAAGCTGTCCGACAATTCCAACGACAGATCCTGTCTCTCGCCTCCGAGGCGATCGAGCGGTTCCCCCGGGAGAAGCGGGACATCTCCACCATCACCTTCGCGGTGGACCATGACGCGTTCGTGGAAATCCGCGAGATGCTGCGCGAAAGCCGCCGCCAGATCCAAAAGCGCATCGAGGAATCCAAGAACCCCGATCGCGTCATGCAGCTGGCCATGGCCCTGTTTCCTCTCGCTCCCCAGCCGGAGGAAACGGCATGA
- a CDS encoding TIGR02147 family protein, which yields MRAVFEYLDYRELLKDAYEERKIVSPLFSYRMLAEMFGLDTSNTFRILQAEAQLPARCQSRAIEFLGLSGRGAEYFLLLIAYARERNGKARAEILEKAISLRDVARRRLVDQELSYYKDWWVVAVRSMLEVVDGQVWPPEIALRLQPNIPEKDVNLALELLLELGLIKKQDTGRFILSEAHLTAGGEEKTQAIRQFQRQILSLASEALERFSRDQRDISTLTFAVDELAFVEIRGMLRETRRQIQKRIEDTKRPDRVIQLVQALFPLAPAVEVAP from the coding sequence ATGCGAGCGGTTTTTGAATACTTGGATTACCGGGAATTGCTGAAGGACGCCTACGAGGAAAGGAAGATCGTTTCCCCTTTGTTTTCCTATCGGATGCTCGCGGAAATGTTCGGGCTGGACACCAGCAACACCTTTCGCATCCTGCAAGCCGAAGCCCAGCTCCCCGCCCGGTGCCAATCGCGCGCCATCGAATTCCTGGGGCTCAGCGGGCGCGGTGCCGAGTATTTCCTGCTGCTGATCGCCTATGCACGTGAGCGCAACGGCAAGGCCAGGGCGGAAATCCTGGAGAAGGCCATTTCTCTGCGGGATGTGGCGCGTCGCCGGTTGGTCGATCAGGAGTTATCCTATTACAAGGATTGGTGGGTGGTCGCGGTCCGCTCGATGTTGGAGGTGGTGGATGGCCAGGTTTGGCCCCCCGAGATCGCCCTGCGTTTGCAGCCGAACATCCCAGAAAAGGACGTGAACCTTGCCTTGGAGCTTCTTCTGGAACTGGGACTGATCAAGAAGCAGGACACGGGACGATTCATCCTCTCCGAAGCCCATCTCACGGCCGGCGGCGAGGAGAAGACCCAGGCCATCCGGCAGTTTCAGCGACAAATATTGTCTCTAGCCTCCGAAGCGTTGGAGCGGTTTTCCAGGGACCAACGCGACATTTCCACGCTCACCTTCGCTGTGGATGAATTGGCTTTCGTGGAAATCCGGGGAATGCTCCGCGAAACCCGGCGGCAGATCCAAAAACGCATCGAGGACACCAAGCGCCCGGATCGCGTGATCCAGCTCGTCCAGGCCCTGTTCCCGCTGGCACCCGCGGTCGAGGTGGCGCCGTGA
- a CDS encoding carboxypeptidase regulatory-like domain-containing protein encodes MYSQFSRVSIACKAMAMAGLMAAAAFAGQASGTVKDAKGAALAGVTVSVQGAVVATQATTAADGSFTITTGVTGIQMKSVVNPAFTIKHVDGALLIQCPGEGAVSLDLVEVNGKNLWSATAILSQGAARVDVPAGIHFNAAFLRARHGADFLYMPVLKDDASGWKVATHLVSARSLATLPTLVFSKAGFAEATYVMKTETETGIAITMAESVGGDFVEDHRKECTIPAMPAVSALTNITNLPDPFKMMDGTAVTTKAQWTCRREEIAAMLEKYVHGEKPRNPEKVEGSFAGGKLNVKVTDKGKSINFDVTITKPSGTGPFPAIIGWDGGNIAGGYSGLNVAKISYPITTIAAEGSGRGKGKFYDLYGSNAAASELMAHAWGLSRIIDALLVTPEAGIDAKHLAVTGCSRWGKSSSISGSFDQRVQLVIPQESGSGGVAAWRVIPSFSAAQPIKSTYDEQFWTRQDFWQNFGSSINKLPVDHHEMIGMIAPRGLLVLDNSIDWLGPEVGWASANAAKEIYKALGAEEGITYSSVGGHDHCSLPASQNHWVKSYVQKYLMGGTGEAAKMEAPAAYKFDRAKWITWTTPILK; translated from the coding sequence ATGTACAGTCAATTCAGTCGCGTGTCCATCGCCTGCAAGGCGATGGCGATGGCCGGCCTGATGGCCGCCGCCGCATTCGCAGGACAAGCGTCCGGAACGGTCAAGGACGCCAAGGGCGCCGCGCTGGCAGGTGTGACGGTTTCTGTTCAAGGCGCTGTTGTGGCCACCCAGGCCACAACGGCGGCGGATGGGAGCTTCACGATCACCACTGGCGTCACGGGCATACAGATGAAGTCCGTCGTCAACCCCGCCTTCACGATCAAACACGTGGATGGCGCGTTGCTGATCCAGTGTCCGGGCGAAGGCGCCGTTTCGCTCGATCTGGTGGAAGTCAACGGCAAGAACCTGTGGAGCGCCACGGCCATCCTGAGCCAGGGTGCCGCGAGGGTGGACGTGCCCGCCGGAATCCATTTCAACGCAGCCTTCCTCAGGGCTCGCCACGGAGCGGACTTCCTCTACATGCCCGTCCTGAAAGACGACGCATCGGGCTGGAAGGTCGCTACCCACTTGGTGTCGGCGCGATCCCTGGCGACCCTTCCGACCTTGGTCTTTTCCAAGGCAGGCTTCGCCGAGGCAACGTACGTCATGAAGACCGAGACGGAAACCGGCATCGCGATCACGATGGCAGAAAGTGTGGGCGGGGACTTCGTGGAAGACCACCGCAAGGAATGCACGATCCCGGCCATGCCTGCGGTTTCCGCCTTGACGAACATCACGAACCTGCCGGATCCATTCAAGATGATGGATGGCACCGCGGTGACCACCAAGGCGCAGTGGACCTGCCGCCGCGAGGAAATCGCCGCCATGCTGGAGAAGTATGTGCATGGCGAGAAGCCCCGCAATCCGGAGAAGGTCGAAGGCTCCTTCGCCGGAGGCAAACTGAACGTCAAGGTGACCGACAAAGGCAAGTCCATCAACTTCGATGTCACCATCACCAAACCTTCCGGAACCGGTCCATTCCCCGCCATCATCGGCTGGGACGGGGGAAACATCGCGGGAGGCTATTCCGGCTTGAACGTGGCCAAGATCAGCTATCCGATCACCACCATCGCCGCTGAAGGCTCGGGTCGCGGCAAGGGCAAATTCTACGACCTGTACGGTTCGAACGCCGCCGCCTCCGAACTGATGGCGCATGCCTGGGGCTTGTCCCGCATCATCGATGCTCTTCTGGTGACGCCGGAAGCGGGAATCGATGCCAAGCATCTTGCCGTGACCGGATGCTCCCGATGGGGCAAATCCTCCTCGATTTCGGGATCCTTCGACCAGCGCGTCCAGTTGGTGATTCCGCAGGAATCCGGCTCGGGTGGAGTGGCTGCCTGGCGCGTCATTCCCAGCTTCAGCGCGGCCCAGCCGATCAAGAGCACCTACGACGAACAGTTCTGGACTCGCCAGGACTTCTGGCAGAACTTCGGCAGTTCGATCAACAAGCTTCCCGTGGACCACCATGAAATGATCGGGATGATCGCACCGCGCGGATTGCTTGTCCTGGACAACTCCATCGATTGGCTCGGACCGGAGGTCGGATGGGCATCGGCCAACGCCGCCAAGGAAATCTACAAGGCGCTTGGAGCGGAGGAAGGGATCACCTACAGCTCCGTCGGTGGCCACGACCACTGTTCCTTGCCCGCTTCGCAGAACCACTGGGTCAAGAGCTATGTCCAGAAGTACCTGATGGGCGGAACCGGCGAAGCAGCCAAGATGGAGGCTCCCGCCGCCTACAAGTTCGATCGCGCCAAGTGGATCACCTGGACCACACCGATCCTGAAGTAG